The following proteins are encoded in a genomic region of Cygnus olor isolate bCygOlo1 chromosome 11, bCygOlo1.pri.v2, whole genome shotgun sequence:
- the TUBGCP4 gene encoding gamma-tubulin complex component 4 isoform X2 — MIHELLLALSGYPGAAFTWSKRGGLQVSQELPFLHPSETSVLNRLCRLGTDYIRFAEFVEQYTGHVQQQDHHVSQQNQGGLHGIYLRAFCTGLDSVLQPYRQALLDLEQEFLADPHLSISHVNYSLDQFQLLFPSVMVVVEQIKTQKIHGCQILETVHKHSCGGLPPVRSALEKILAVCHGVMYKQLSAWMLHGLLLDQHEEFFIKQGPSTGNVPGQPEDDDDDLGIGGLTGKQLRELQDLRLIEEENMLAPSLKQFSLRVEMLPSYIPVRVAEKILFVGESVQMFENQNVNLTRKGSILKNQEDTFAAELHRLKQQPLFSLVDFESVVDWIRSTVAEHLWKLMVEESDLLGQLKIIKDFYLLGRGELFQAFIDTAQHMLKTPPTAVTEHDVNVAFQQSAHKVLLDDDNLLPLLHLTIEYHGKEHKDTPQAREGPTRELSPREAPASGWAALGLSYKVQWPLHILFTPAVLEKYNVVFKYLLSVRRVQAELQHCWALQMQRKHLKSNRTDAIKWRLRDHMAFLVDNLQYYLQVDVLESQFSQLLQQINATRDFESIRLAHDHFLSNLLAQSFILLKPGFSRQSSLLFKILSSVRNHQINSDLAQLLLRLDYNKYYTQAGGTLGSFGV, encoded by the exons ATGATCCACGAGCTGCTGCTAGCGCTGAGCGGCTACCCGGGGGCGGCCTTCACCTGGAGCAAGCGCGGCGGCCTGCAG GTGTCCCAGGAACTGCCCTTCTTGCACCCCAGCGAGACGAGCGTCCTGAACCGGCTCTGCCGTCTCGGCACCGACTACATCCGCTTCGCCGAATTCGTGGAGCAGTACACTGGGCACGTACAGCAGCAG gaCCATCATGTATCTCAGCAAAACCAGGGTGGATTACATGGGATTTATTTGCGAGCGTTCTGCACAGGTCTTGATTCAGTATTGCAGCCGTATCGACAAGCACTACTTGACCTTGAACAAGAG TTTTTGGCTGACCCACATCTTTCCATCTCACATGTTAATTATTCCTTGGACCAG TTTCAGTTACTCTTCCCATCTGTAATGGTCGTGGTGGAACAGATCAAGACTCAGAAG attcATGGATGTCAGATATTGGAAACCGTCCACAAACATAGCTGTGGGGGGTTGCCTCCTGTTCGCAGTGCTCTTGAAAA GATTCTGGCTGTGTGTCATGGAGTCATGTATAAGCAGCTATCTGCCTGGATGCTACATGGATTGCTACTAGACCAACATGAAGAGTTCTTTATCAAACAGGGCCCCTCTACTGGAAATGTCCCTGGCCAAcctgaagatgatgatgatgaccTAGGAATTGGGGGACTTACAGGAAAACAGCTACGAGAGCTGCAGGACTTG CGCTTGATTGAGGAGGAGAACATGTTAGCTCCatctttaaaacagttttctctGCGAGTGGAAATGCTGCCATCATACATTCCTGTGCGGGTTGCTGAGAAAATCTTGTTTGTAGGAGAATCCGTACAGATGTTTGAGAATCAAAATGTTAACCTGACCAGAAAAG GCTCCATCCTAAAAAACCAGGAGGACACTTTTGCAGCAGAACTACACCGACTCAAGCAGCAACCACTCTTTAGTTTGGTGGACTTTGAATCTGTGGTTGACTGGATACGGAGCACTGTTGCTGAG CATCTTTGGAAACTGATGGTGGAGGAATCTGATTTACTAGGACAACTGAAG ATTATAAAAGACTTTTATCTTTTGGGAAGAGGTGAGCTGTTTCAGGCTTTCATTGACACTGCACAGCACATGTTAAAAACACCACCTACGGCTGTAACTGAACATG ATGTCAATGTTGCATTTCAGCAGTCTGCTCATAAGGTACTGTTAGATGATGACAACCTTCTCCCTCTGCTTCACTTGACCATTGAGTATCATGGAAAGGAGCATAAAG atactCCTCAGGCTCGTGAAGGGCCTACCCGGGAGTTATCTCCACGTGAAGCCCCTGCATCTGGCTGGGCAGCTCTGGGCCTTTCTTACAAAGTTCAGTGGCCACTGCACATTCTCTTTACTCCTGCTGTTTTGGAGAA GTACAATGTTGTGTTCAAATATCTGCTAAGCGTGCGACGGGTCCAGGCTGAGCTACAACACTGCTGGGCTCTCCAGATGCAACGCAAACACCTGAAATCTAACAGAACTGATGCCATCAAGTGGCGTCTGAGGGACCACATGGCTTTCCTTGTGGACAATCTTCAGTATTATCTGCAG GTGGATGTACTGGAATCTCAGTTCTCACAGCTTCTCCAGCAGATAAATGCCACACGAGATTTTGAGAGTATTAGACTGGCTCATGACCATTTCTTAAGTAATCTGTTGGCTCAGTCTTTCATCCTCCTAAAGCCT GGATTCAGTCGTCAGTCATCACTGCTCTTCAAGATTCTCTCTAGTGTTCGAAACCACCAGATAAACTCTGACCTAGCTCAGCTGCTACTACGCTTGGATTATAACAAATACTACACCCAGGCTGGAGGAACCTTGGGCAG TTTTGGAGTTTGA
- the TUBGCP4 gene encoding gamma-tubulin complex component 4 isoform X1: MIHELLLALSGYPGAAFTWSKRGGLQVSQELPFLHPSETSVLNRLCRLGTDYIRFAEFVEQYTGHVQQQDHHVSQQNQGGLHGIYLRAFCTGLDSVLQPYRQALLDLEQEFLADPHLSISHVNYSLDQFQLLFPSVMVVVEQIKTQKIHGCQILETVHKHSCGGLPPVRSALEKILAVCHGVMYKQLSAWMLHGLLLDQHEEFFIKQGPSTGNVPGQPEDDDDDLGIGGLTGKQLRELQDLRLIEEENMLAPSLKQFSLRVEMLPSYIPVRVAEKILFVGESVQMFENQNVNLTRKGSILKNQEDTFAAELHRLKQQPLFSLVDFESVVDWIRSTVAEHLWKLMVEESDLLGQLKIIKDFYLLGRGELFQAFIDTAQHMLKTPPTAVTEHDVNVAFQQSAHKVLLDDDNLLPLLHLTIEYHGKEHKDTPQAREGPTRELSPREAPASGWAALGLSYKVQWPLHILFTPAVLEKYNVVFKYLLSVRRVQAELQHCWALQMQRKHLKSNRTDAIKWRLRDHMAFLVDNLQYYLQVDVLESQFSQLLQQINATRDFESIRLAHDHFLSNLLAQSFILLKPVFHCLNEILDLCHSFCSLVSQNLGPLDERGAAQLSILVKGFSRQSSLLFKILSSVRNHQINSDLAQLLLRLDYNKYYTQAGGTLGSFGV, encoded by the exons ATGATCCACGAGCTGCTGCTAGCGCTGAGCGGCTACCCGGGGGCGGCCTTCACCTGGAGCAAGCGCGGCGGCCTGCAG GTGTCCCAGGAACTGCCCTTCTTGCACCCCAGCGAGACGAGCGTCCTGAACCGGCTCTGCCGTCTCGGCACCGACTACATCCGCTTCGCCGAATTCGTGGAGCAGTACACTGGGCACGTACAGCAGCAG gaCCATCATGTATCTCAGCAAAACCAGGGTGGATTACATGGGATTTATTTGCGAGCGTTCTGCACAGGTCTTGATTCAGTATTGCAGCCGTATCGACAAGCACTACTTGACCTTGAACAAGAG TTTTTGGCTGACCCACATCTTTCCATCTCACATGTTAATTATTCCTTGGACCAG TTTCAGTTACTCTTCCCATCTGTAATGGTCGTGGTGGAACAGATCAAGACTCAGAAG attcATGGATGTCAGATATTGGAAACCGTCCACAAACATAGCTGTGGGGGGTTGCCTCCTGTTCGCAGTGCTCTTGAAAA GATTCTGGCTGTGTGTCATGGAGTCATGTATAAGCAGCTATCTGCCTGGATGCTACATGGATTGCTACTAGACCAACATGAAGAGTTCTTTATCAAACAGGGCCCCTCTACTGGAAATGTCCCTGGCCAAcctgaagatgatgatgatgaccTAGGAATTGGGGGACTTACAGGAAAACAGCTACGAGAGCTGCAGGACTTG CGCTTGATTGAGGAGGAGAACATGTTAGCTCCatctttaaaacagttttctctGCGAGTGGAAATGCTGCCATCATACATTCCTGTGCGGGTTGCTGAGAAAATCTTGTTTGTAGGAGAATCCGTACAGATGTTTGAGAATCAAAATGTTAACCTGACCAGAAAAG GCTCCATCCTAAAAAACCAGGAGGACACTTTTGCAGCAGAACTACACCGACTCAAGCAGCAACCACTCTTTAGTTTGGTGGACTTTGAATCTGTGGTTGACTGGATACGGAGCACTGTTGCTGAG CATCTTTGGAAACTGATGGTGGAGGAATCTGATTTACTAGGACAACTGAAG ATTATAAAAGACTTTTATCTTTTGGGAAGAGGTGAGCTGTTTCAGGCTTTCATTGACACTGCACAGCACATGTTAAAAACACCACCTACGGCTGTAACTGAACATG ATGTCAATGTTGCATTTCAGCAGTCTGCTCATAAGGTACTGTTAGATGATGACAACCTTCTCCCTCTGCTTCACTTGACCATTGAGTATCATGGAAAGGAGCATAAAG atactCCTCAGGCTCGTGAAGGGCCTACCCGGGAGTTATCTCCACGTGAAGCCCCTGCATCTGGCTGGGCAGCTCTGGGCCTTTCTTACAAAGTTCAGTGGCCACTGCACATTCTCTTTACTCCTGCTGTTTTGGAGAA GTACAATGTTGTGTTCAAATATCTGCTAAGCGTGCGACGGGTCCAGGCTGAGCTACAACACTGCTGGGCTCTCCAGATGCAACGCAAACACCTGAAATCTAACAGAACTGATGCCATCAAGTGGCGTCTGAGGGACCACATGGCTTTCCTTGTGGACAATCTTCAGTATTATCTGCAG GTGGATGTACTGGAATCTCAGTTCTCACAGCTTCTCCAGCAGATAAATGCCACACGAGATTTTGAGAGTATTAGACTGGCTCATGACCATTTCTTAAGTAATCTGTTGGCTCAGTCTTTCATCCTCCTAAAGCCT GTTTTCCACTGCTTAAATGAAATTCTAGATCTTTGTCATAGTTTTTGTTCTCTGGTGAGTCAGAATCTGGGCCCATTAGATGAGCGGGGAGCTGCACAACTCAGTATTCTGGTGAAG GGATTCAGTCGTCAGTCATCACTGCTCTTCAAGATTCTCTCTAGTGTTCGAAACCACCAGATAAACTCTGACCTAGCTCAGCTGCTACTACGCTTGGATTATAACAAATACTACACCCAGGCTGGAGGAACCTTGGGCAG TTTTGGAGTTTGA
- the TUBGCP4 gene encoding gamma-tubulin complex component 4 isoform X3 — protein sequence MIHELLLALSGYPGAAFTWSKRGGLQVSQELPFLHPSETSVLNRLCRLGTDYIRFAEFVEQYTGHVQQQDHHVSQQNQGGLHGIYLRAFCTGLDSVLQPYRQALLDLEQEFLADPHLSISHVNYSLDQFQLLFPSVMVVVEQIKTQKIHGCQILETVHKHSCGGLPPVRSALEKILAVCHGVMYKQLSAWMLHGLLLDQHEEFFIKQGPSTGNVPGQPEDDDDDLGIGGLTGKQLRELQDLRLIEEENMLAPSLKQFSLRVEMLPSYIPVRVAEKILFVGESVQMFENQNVNLTRKGSILKNQEDTFAAELHRLKQQPLFSLVDFESVVDWIRSTVAEHLWKLMVEESDLLGQLKIIKDFYLLGRGELFQAFIDTAQHMLKTPPTAVTEHDVNVAFQQSAHKVLLDDDNLLPLLHLTIEYHGKEHKDTPQAREGPTRELSPREAPASGWAALGLSYKVQWPLHILFTPAVLEKYNVVFKYLLSVRRVQAELQHCWALQMQRKHLKSNRTDAIKWRLRDHMAFLVDNLQYYLQVDVLESQFSQLLQQINATRDFESIRLAHDHFLSNLLAQSFILLKPS from the exons ATGATCCACGAGCTGCTGCTAGCGCTGAGCGGCTACCCGGGGGCGGCCTTCACCTGGAGCAAGCGCGGCGGCCTGCAG GTGTCCCAGGAACTGCCCTTCTTGCACCCCAGCGAGACGAGCGTCCTGAACCGGCTCTGCCGTCTCGGCACCGACTACATCCGCTTCGCCGAATTCGTGGAGCAGTACACTGGGCACGTACAGCAGCAG gaCCATCATGTATCTCAGCAAAACCAGGGTGGATTACATGGGATTTATTTGCGAGCGTTCTGCACAGGTCTTGATTCAGTATTGCAGCCGTATCGACAAGCACTACTTGACCTTGAACAAGAG TTTTTGGCTGACCCACATCTTTCCATCTCACATGTTAATTATTCCTTGGACCAG TTTCAGTTACTCTTCCCATCTGTAATGGTCGTGGTGGAACAGATCAAGACTCAGAAG attcATGGATGTCAGATATTGGAAACCGTCCACAAACATAGCTGTGGGGGGTTGCCTCCTGTTCGCAGTGCTCTTGAAAA GATTCTGGCTGTGTGTCATGGAGTCATGTATAAGCAGCTATCTGCCTGGATGCTACATGGATTGCTACTAGACCAACATGAAGAGTTCTTTATCAAACAGGGCCCCTCTACTGGAAATGTCCCTGGCCAAcctgaagatgatgatgatgaccTAGGAATTGGGGGACTTACAGGAAAACAGCTACGAGAGCTGCAGGACTTG CGCTTGATTGAGGAGGAGAACATGTTAGCTCCatctttaaaacagttttctctGCGAGTGGAAATGCTGCCATCATACATTCCTGTGCGGGTTGCTGAGAAAATCTTGTTTGTAGGAGAATCCGTACAGATGTTTGAGAATCAAAATGTTAACCTGACCAGAAAAG GCTCCATCCTAAAAAACCAGGAGGACACTTTTGCAGCAGAACTACACCGACTCAAGCAGCAACCACTCTTTAGTTTGGTGGACTTTGAATCTGTGGTTGACTGGATACGGAGCACTGTTGCTGAG CATCTTTGGAAACTGATGGTGGAGGAATCTGATTTACTAGGACAACTGAAG ATTATAAAAGACTTTTATCTTTTGGGAAGAGGTGAGCTGTTTCAGGCTTTCATTGACACTGCACAGCACATGTTAAAAACACCACCTACGGCTGTAACTGAACATG ATGTCAATGTTGCATTTCAGCAGTCTGCTCATAAGGTACTGTTAGATGATGACAACCTTCTCCCTCTGCTTCACTTGACCATTGAGTATCATGGAAAGGAGCATAAAG atactCCTCAGGCTCGTGAAGGGCCTACCCGGGAGTTATCTCCACGTGAAGCCCCTGCATCTGGCTGGGCAGCTCTGGGCCTTTCTTACAAAGTTCAGTGGCCACTGCACATTCTCTTTACTCCTGCTGTTTTGGAGAA GTACAATGTTGTGTTCAAATATCTGCTAAGCGTGCGACGGGTCCAGGCTGAGCTACAACACTGCTGGGCTCTCCAGATGCAACGCAAACACCTGAAATCTAACAGAACTGATGCCATCAAGTGGCGTCTGAGGGACCACATGGCTTTCCTTGTGGACAATCTTCAGTATTATCTGCAG GTGGATGTACTGGAATCTCAGTTCTCACAGCTTCTCCAGCAGATAAATGCCACACGAGATTTTGAGAGTATTAGACTGGCTCATGACCATTTCTTAAGTAATCTGTTGGCTCAGTCTTTCATCCTCCTAAAGCCT TCTTAG